CGACGGTGATCTGCACCTCGCCGCGCCGGATCTGGCGGCGCATCCTCCGTTGCAGGCGCAGGGCCGTGTACAGGCCGACGTAGCCGCCGCCGACGACGAGGATCCGTGTGGTCTGTGACGTGCTCAGTTCAGGCATACCCGGTCCGTTACCCGGGCGGCGGAAAAAAGCACGGATCCGTCCGAACCCCGCCCGTCCCACGCGCATCGAACCTTGTGCACGGGGGAGCCATCACGGGTCAGGGCCTCTCGGGGGCGTCCGGCGGAACGGGGTTCACGAGCCGCCGGGCACCGGCCCTGGCCCGGCCCCCTCGTCCGCGGTGAGACCCGCCAGGTCGCGGGCCCGCGTGAAGACCGCGTCGAGCATGTCCTCGGTGACCCTGCCGGTGAAGGTGTTCTGCTGGCTGGGGTGGTAGCAGCCCAGCAGGGTGACCCGGTCGGGGGCCGTTCCGGCGGGCGGCGTCAGCGTCACCTCCGCGCCGTGGCCGAAGGGCGGCCGGGGGCGCGGCACGCCGTAGCCCGCCTTCTTGATCGCCGGCCATGCGCCCTGCCACGCGTACCCGCCCAGCGCCACGATCACCCGCACGGTGGGGACGGTCTCGGCGACCTCGCGTTCGAGCCAGGGCAGGCAGGCGGCGCGCTCGGCGGGGGTCGGCTTGTTGTCGGGCGGGGCGCACCGCACGGTGGCCGCGACGCGGGCCCCGAGGAGGCGCTGACCGTCACCGGCGTGGACGCTGGTGGCCCGCGCGGCCAGGCCGACGCGGTGCAGGGAGGCGAACAGCCAGTCGCCGCTGCGGTCGCCGGTGAAGATGCGGCCGGTGCGGTTGCCGCCGTGCGCGGCCGGGGCCAGCCCCACGATCAGGATGCCGGGCTCCTCGTCGCCCCATCCGGGGACGGGCCTCCCCCAGTACTCCTCGTCGGCGAACGCCCGTCGCCGCTCGACCGCGACCCGTTCCCGCCACTCGACGAGGCGGGGGCACGCCCGGCACACCGACTGCCGGGCGCACACCTCGTGCAGGGTCGACGCCCCCGCCGCGAGCCGTTGGACGTCCAGGGGCGTGTGGGCGACCGGCGTGTCCGGGGCCGCCGGGTCCTCCGGCCACCCGGAGCCCGGCGGTACGAAGGGGGCGTTGGCGGTGGTCACGGACCGATCCTGCCACGCCCCCGGGGTCAGTCCGACGGGGACGGCGAGGGGGTCTCCCGAGGGCTCGGGCTCCCGCTGGGGCTCTCCGTGGGGTCCTCGCTGGGCCGGGGCTCGGGGGTGGGCGTCGTCGGGACGCAGCCGGGCTCACCGCTCCCGTCGTAGTCCGGTTGGCGCAACGGCAGCGGGTAGGCGTTGGAGATCGCCGGGGGACCTCCGCAGGGCTGCGCCAAGGCCCAGCCGCCCTCCTCGAAGGGCAGGTTGAGGGGACGCCCGTCCTGGTCATAGAGCAGGACGTCCTTCAGCGGCTTGCCGTCCTTGGAGTACGGATAGATGTTGTGCACTCCGTCGAGCGCGCCGCCGTCGTAGTGGTTCGCCTCCGAGGGAACGGGCGCGTAGTCCGAGGACGTCGGCCACGCGGGCACCGACACACCGCCCAGGGCGAACATCCCGAGGCCCAGGACCGCCACGGTGTTGGCCGCGACGAGCGTGTTGCGCATCCGGGGACGGGCGGGCCGGTCCTTGTGGCGCACCCCCAGGATCGCCGACGTCAGCACGAACGCGAGCGCCAGGAACGCCTGCCCGGGGCCGTTGGGCACCAGGTGCCAATAGCCGTCGACGAGGTTCCAGATCAGCAGCGCCGGTAGGTATCCCCGCGCCAGCCACCAGGTCGACCTGAACTCCTGGAGGAACGCCCACAGCCTCTGCAGGCCGGGGTTCTCGTCGAGGAGCCGCTTGGTGGTGTCGACCGTCCCCCGGACCCTGCGTGCACGCCGGCCACCGCCGCCCCCGGCCCCGTAGGCGGCCCTCAGCTCGGCGGCGTAGGACGCGGGCGCGCCCAGCCGGGTCGTCAGCGGCTCGCTCGACTCCTCGGCGATCTCGGCGAGGTGGTCCTCCAGGTCCTCCTCCAGCTCCTGACGGTCGGCGTCGGGCAGGTCGGCGAGGGCGACGCGGACCTGGGCCGCGTACCGCGCGATCTCTTCGTCCCGGGAGGTCATCGGCTCCTCTTCTCGACGTCGTCCAGCAGGTCGTTCATCGTGTGGGCGAACGCGCCCCAGGTCTTGGCGGACCGGGCGAGAGTGGCCCGGCCGGTGTCGTTGAGGCCGTAGTACTTGCGGTGCGGGCCCTCCTCGGAGGGCACCACGTAGGACGTGAGCGCGCCGGCCTTGAACAGCCGGCGGAGGGTGCCGTACACCGAGGCGTCGCCGACCTCGTCCAGCCCGGCCTCGCGGAGCCGCCGCACGACGTCGTAGCCGTAGCTGTCGCTGCGGTCGAGGACGGCCAGCACCGCCAGATCGAGCACTCCCTTGAGGAGCTGGGTGGTGTCCATAATGCGTTACAGACTACTACGCATCGCGGAGTACTACGCAAGAGCCAAATCTTGGACGTCCTGGACGGATACGATGCGCCCAGCAAAATAGGGCGCTCGGAGGTACGACGTTGGCTCAGCCGGGTTGGTACACGGACCCTCACGGCACCGGCCGACTGCGCTGGTGGGACGGTCAACGCTGGACGGAGCACCTGCACGACCAGGTCGCCCCGCCCCCGCAGCCCCAACCCCGACCGTCGCAGCAGCAGCCGCACATGTCCTACGGCCAGGCGTACGGGCCGGAGGCGTACAGCGCGCGGACGCAGCCGCAGCCGCCGCCCACGCCGATCGCGGTGGACGTGCGCGGGTTCTGGCTGCACGCCGACGTGCAGGGCGTCGGCTACGGCAACGGCTCGATGCCCTGGGCGCACGTCGAGTGGGTGGCCTACTGGCCGGCGCAGCCCGGGCAGTGGGTGTTCCAGGTGGGACGGCACCCGTTCCACGGCGGTCCCCGGGTGGAGGTGCTCCTCGATCAGGAGGACCTGTGGTCGCGGCTGGCCGACATGTCCCGCCGGATGCTGGAGCCGAGGCTCGTGGGCGAGTTGGCCGCCCGGGTGCGGACGGGCGAGCAGATCGACGTGGGCCAGGGCCTGGCCGTCCACCGGGGCGGCGTGAGCGGCGGGCAGATCTCGCTCAACTGGCGGGCGCTGGCCGGCGGCACCATCCGGGACGGCCGGGTCTGGCTGCATCAGGCGGGCGCCGCCACGCCCGCGCTCTACATCCCGCAGCAGAACCCGAACGCGGTGCTGATCCCGGCGCTGTTGGCCGAGCTCAAACGCTGACCCCGGGGGCCGGCGGGGTCAGGCCAGCGACCAGGCGATCCCGTCCAGGATGTCGTGCTCGCTGACCACCACGGCCCCGAACCCGTACTCGCGCATGATGCGGTCGAGGATCAGCGCGCCCATGCCGATCACGTCGACCCGGCCGGGATGCATGACGCCGATCGCGGCCCGCTCCTCGTGGGAGGCGCGCAGCAGCTCGCGGGCGACCTCGTGGACCTGCGAGGCGGTGATCCGCGACAGGTGGATGCGCGCGGGGTCGTACTCCTCCAGTCCCAGCGCCATCCCGGCGACGGTGGTCACCGAGCCGGCCAGGCCGACCAGCGTCCGCGCGTCGTCCACCGGGACG
The DNA window shown above is from Thermomonospora umbrina and carries:
- a CDS encoding uracil-DNA glycosylase; translation: MTTANAPFVPPGSGWPEDPAAPDTPVAHTPLDVQRLAAGASTLHEVCARQSVCRACPRLVEWRERVAVERRRAFADEEYWGRPVPGWGDEEPGILIVGLAPAAHGGNRTGRIFTGDRSGDWLFASLHRVGLAARATSVHAGDGQRLLGARVAATVRCAPPDNKPTPAERAACLPWLEREVAETVPTVRVIVALGGYAWQGAWPAIKKAGYGVPRPRPPFGHGAEVTLTPPAGTAPDRVTLLGCYHPSQQNTFTGRVTEDMLDAVFTRARDLAGLTADEGAGPGPVPGGS
- a CDS encoding HAAS signaling domain-containing protein, which produces MTSRDEEIARYAAQVRVALADLPDADRQELEEDLEDHLAEIAEESSEPLTTRLGAPASYAAELRAAYGAGGGGGRRARRVRGTVDTTKRLLDENPGLQRLWAFLQEFRSTWWLARGYLPALLIWNLVDGYWHLVPNGPGQAFLALAFVLTSAILGVRHKDRPARPRMRNTLVAANTVAVLGLGMFALGGVSVPAWPTSSDYAPVPSEANHYDGGALDGVHNIYPYSKDGKPLKDVLLYDQDGRPLNLPFEEGGWALAQPCGGPPAISNAYPLPLRQPDYDGSGEPGCVPTTPTPEPRPSEDPTESPSGSPSPRETPSPSPSD
- a CDS encoding PadR family transcriptional regulator, translated to MDTTQLLKGVLDLAVLAVLDRSDSYGYDVVRRLREAGLDEVGDASVYGTLRRLFKAGALTSYVVPSEEGPHRKYYGLNDTGRATLARSAKTWGAFAHTMNDLLDDVEKRSR
- a CDS encoding DUF2510 domain-containing protein produces the protein MAQPGWYTDPHGTGRLRWWDGQRWTEHLHDQVAPPPQPQPRPSQQQPHMSYGQAYGPEAYSARTQPQPPPTPIAVDVRGFWLHADVQGVGYGNGSMPWAHVEWVAYWPAQPGQWVFQVGRHPFHGGPRVEVLLDQEDLWSRLADMSRRMLEPRLVGELAARVRTGEQIDVGQGLAVHRGGVSGGQISLNWRALAGGTIRDGRVWLHQAGAATPALYIPQQNPNAVLIPALLAELKR